The following proteins come from a genomic window of Oncorhynchus mykiss isolate Arlee chromosome 19, USDA_OmykA_1.1, whole genome shotgun sequence:
- the LOC118941537 gene encoding translation initiation factor IF-2-like: protein QLQTSYNNLTKERDQLQTSYNILTKERGQLQSSYNILLQTSYNNLTKERGQLQSSYNILTKERNQLQTSYSNLPKERDQLQTSYNNLTKERGQLQSSYNILSKERNQLQTSYNNLTKERDQLQTSYNILTKERGQSSYNILTKERNQLQTSYNNLTKERDQ from the exons cagctacagaccagttacaacaacctgactaaagagagagaccagctacagaccagttacaacatcctgactaaagagagaggccagctacagtccagttacaacatcctg ctacagaccagttacaacaacctgactaaagagagaggccagctacagtccagttacaacatcctgactaaagagagaaaccagctacagaccagttacagcAACCTgcctaaagagagagaccagctacagaccagttacaacaacctgactaaagagagaggccAGCTACAGTCCAGTTACAACATCCTGAGTAAAGAGAGaaaccagctacagaccagttacaacaacctgactaaagagagagaccagctacagaccagttacaacatcctgactaaagagagaggccag tccagttacaacatcctgactaaagagagaaaccagctacagaccagttacaacaacctgactaaagagagagaccag